CAGGTGGCGGCGGACCGGCTTGAGCATGGCGGCCTCCCCGCCGAACCACCAGTACCCGGTGCCCTCGGCGAGCGGGAGCGCACGGACGGCGTCCTCGAGGAGCGTCGTGGTGCCGGGGGCGGCGTCGCCGCGGTGGAGCCAGTGGATCTGGCGGTGCGGGCCGGCGAGGTCCTCGAGGTAGGCCTCGTCGGCGGTGTCCTGGGCCTCGACGAGCACGGTCACCCGGGCGGACTCGGGCAGCACGCGCAGCCAACGGGCCAGGGCGGGCAGCGCGGTCTCGTCGCCGCCGAGCACGAACCAGTCCGCGCCGGTCGGCGCGAGCTTGGACCCGCGCGGGCCCGCGACGACGATCTGGTCGCCCTCGCTCACGTTGGCGGCCCAGCCGGCGGCAGGTCCGTCGTCGTCGTGGAGGAAGAAGTCGAGCTCGAGCTCGCCGTCGCCGTTGACGAGGGGGGTGTAGTCGCGGCTGATGAGCTCGACGCCCTCGGGCCGCTCCATGCCGGCGGGTGTGAGCCGCGGTGCGTGGAGCTCGCCGGTGGCGGGGTTGGGGAAGAACACCTTGACGTGGTCGGCCGGGCCGGTGCTGGCGAACCCGTCCATCGGGCCGGAGAGCGTCACGCGGCGCATGCGCGGCGTGAGATCACGCCAGCGGGCGACGGTCATCGGGCGGATGGCGAACTCGTGGCGGACCCGCTCGCGGGTGAGTGTGGGTGAGATGGGGTTCATCGGCAGTCGGGGAACGGCGCCGTCTGGCACCCGGTCTCCCCTTTCCCTTTCCGTCGGTGGGTGACGACCCTGCACGGCGTGGCGGGGGGGCGTCCTCAGCATGCCGTGGTGGCTTCCGGCGGAGCCGGCACCTGCTCGTTCTCGCCGAGCCGGCCGCTCCCCCGCGGACGGGTGTGCGGGCCGGGGCCTCAATCTCCGGACGAATTCTCCGGGCCACGCAGAATCGGAACTGAGATCTTTCTCCGGGCCACCCTACACGGGGCCTGACGCAATTGGAACGGCCCCTCGTGCTTTATTAGGTGACGTCCGGCGCATGTACCCAAACAATTGGTACGGCTGGGCCATGCGGTGTCGGGCGAAGGCTCCACGTCGTCCGGCCGCGGGCCGGCGGCGCGGCCGCCTCAGTGCCCCGGACGAAGCAGGCGGTACAGCTCGGCGAGGGCCGCGGTCGCGTCGGTCAGGCGCCGCCGCTGGTCCGGGTCGAGCTCGCCGAGTGCCTCCACGAGCGGGCTCCGCCAGGCGTCGGAGATCGCCCCGTGCTCCTCGGCGCCGGCGGGGGTGGGCATGATGCGGGTGATGCGCCGGTCGTCCGGGTCCTTGGCCCGGGACACGAGGCCGCGCCGGACCAGGCCGGTGATCGCGGCGCTGGTGTTGGGCTGCCGAAGGCCGAGCGCCTGGGAGAGCTCGCCCACGGTGGAGCCGGGCGCATCGAGAACCTGCTTGAGCAGTGCGATCTCCGTGGTGGGGATCGGCCCGACGCCGGCCCGTTCCGGGGCCGAGCGGTGGATCACCCACGCGACCTCACGCAGGATCGTCGAGAGCGCCTCGAGGTCGGAGCCTCGCGTGGGCGCGCCGGAGTCGGTGGGGTGCGGGGCGTCGAGGGGCGTGGACATGTGCGGCCACACCCTACCCTTCGCTCGCCTGCCCACCGGCTCCGGCCCCGGCTCCAGCAGCACCAGCTCGCGCTACAGCGGCTGCGCCATCACCTCGAGCACGTGGTTGGTGGCAGCGATGTTGTCGAAGTCCGGCAGCCGGCCCATCTCCCACTCACCGATCGCGAGCGAGGTCTCCACGATGAGCTTGCAGCGCTCGTAGCGCCGCTCGGTGAACTCGGCGAACGCCTGCTCGGCGTCGTCGTACTTGGCCAGGACCTCGCCGAGCACCACGCCATCCTCGATGGCCTGCGCGGCGCCCTGCCCCAGGTGGGGCGTGATGGCGTGCACGGCGTCGCCCATCAGGACGATGCGCCCGCGGTGCCACGGGGCGGGCGAGATGAGTGACTCCTCGGGCCGGAGGACGATCTCGGTGTCCTCGGTGAGGAATTCGTCGCGCACCCGGCCGGTCAGGCCGCCGAAGGGTGCGAGGTGCTCGCGCAGCTGCTCCCTGCACTCGACCTGCGAGCGCTCCTGCTTGGGCATGTCCGTGTTGTAGAAGAAGTAGGCCAGCTCCGGGCCGATCGGGACGAAGCCCGCCATGCCCTTCGGTCCCTTCTGCAGGATGATCCGGTCGATCTCCGGCAGGCGCGGCATGTTGAGGCGGTAAGCGGACTGGCCGATGTACCGGGGGGCGAGCGTCTGGTCGAGCACGTAGCTTCGGACCTGCGAGTAGACGCCGTCGGCGCCGACGACGTAGTCGAACCGCTCCGTCGTCCCGTCCGGGTAGACCACCGTCACGCCGTCGGCGTCCGGCTGAAGCTCGGAGAACGTGGACTTGTACCGGATCTCCGCACCGACCTCCTGGGTGCGTTCGGTGAGGATCTCGTGGAGCTTGGGCCGGGTGAGCCCGTTCAGCGGGGGCAGGTCGGATCCCTCGATCGGCGTGCCCCGCAGGGGTGCAGGTGGTTTCCGTCGACGTCGTACATCGCGCCCCACTCGGACGCCGGGTAGCCGGCGTCCATGCAGGCCTGGGCGCAGCCGAGCGCGTCCAGCGCACGGAGCGCGTTGATGGGCTGGATGATGCCCACGCCGAAGATCGACGAGTGCAGGTCGTGCTGGCGCTCGAGCACCGTGACGGCGAGGCCCGCCTGACGAAGGGCGATCGCGGCGGAGAGCCCGCCGATACCGCCACCGACAACCAACACATTTCTTCCGGTCATGCCATTTCTCCTACGTCGTGGTGGGAGTTCGTCACTCGACCGGGGTTATCCCCTGACAATGGTCGGTGCGTTCTCGCCGGGAAACGGTGCTGCGTGCTTCAGCGCACTATTCGTGCTTCGGTGTGCGATTCCCGCCAGGTCATGGGAATGCCAGGCTGACACCGATACAGGGACCAGGAACCCCAATGACGGGAGTCACCGATGTTGCCGATCACAAACCCCGAGTCGGCGTTCATGCTCACCCGGGCCAGCCACGTCTCGCTCGGCGTCACCGATCTGGAGAAGAGCCGCGATTTCTACCGGGACGTCATCGGTCTCGTCGTCACGGAGGAGACGGACGACGCCGTCTACCTGCGCGGGCTGGAGGAGGCAGCGCACCACAGCCTCGTGCTCGAGCGCGCCGCCGCGGCGCAGGCGCACCGGATCGGCCTGCGGGTACGCGCCGACGCGGACATCACCGCAGCCGAGAAGTTCTTCGTCTCCGCGGGCATCGAGCACCAGCGGGTGGAGCGGGCGCACCAGGGCCCGACCCTGCAGTTCCGCGACCCCGTCGGCACCTTGATGGAGCTCACCTCCTCGATGGACGTGGTCGAGCGCAAGATGCAGAACTTCGACGAGTACCGCGCCGGGTTCCCCCAGCGCCTCGACCACTACCAGGTCGTCACCTACGACGTGCAGGCCGCGACGGACTTCTGGACCGGGCTCGGGATGCGGATCTCCGAGTACACGGCCAAGGACGGCACGGACGAGCTGTGGGGCACCTGGATGGAGGTCAAGGGCAACACGCACGACCTGGTCTTCACCAAGGGGCGCGGTCCGCGGCTGCACCACTTCGCCTACGCGGTGCCCGACGGCACCTCCCTGCTGCACGCCGCCGACGTGGCGGGTGCCATGGGCTTCGGGGACGAGATCGACCGCGGCCCGGGTCGCCACGGGATCAGCAACGCGCTCTTCCTCTACCTGCGCGACCCCGACCAGCACCGCATCGAGCTGTTCAACGCCCACTACCAGTTCATCGACCTGGAGACCCCGCCCATCCGCTGGGACATCAGCAACGCCAGGCGGGCCCAGCTGTGGGGCATGCCCGCGTCGAACCGGTGGTTCTTCGAGGCGAGCGAGTTCCCCGGCGAGCCGGTGCGGGAGCCGCTGCTGCAGGCGGCGCCGCCCACGCTCGAGGCGTACCTCGCCCTGCACTGAGCCGGCCAACGAAAGAGATCACACGATGACCACCACATCTGACCGCACGCACGCACAGCCCGGCACCCTCCCGGCCGAGCTGCGCGCCAAGCTCGAGCGTGCGCCGGTCGCGGGGCTCTCCGCGCAGCTGCGCAAGCGGGGCCTGAACAACATGACTATCGACGGCGTGCGCCCGATGCACCCGACGGCGAAGCTGGTCGGCACCGCCAGGACGCTGCGGTTCGTGCCCCACCGCGAGGACCTGTTCACCAGTCACGGCGGCGGCTACAACGCCCAGAAGCGGACGTTCGACGCGGTCGAGACCGGTGAGGTCATCGTCATCGAGGGGCGCGGCGAGACCGGCTCGGCCACGCTGGGCGACATCCTCGCCATCCGCGCCCACGCCCGCGGCGCCGCCCATCGTCACTGACGGCTGCGTCCGGGACTATGCGGCGGTCGCCGCCGTCGGGATCCCGTTGTACTCCGCGGGCGCTCACCCCGCCGTCCTCGGACGCAAGCACGTGCCGTGGGAGGCGGACGTGATCATCGGCTGCGGCGGCACCACCGTGCAACCCGGCGACATCCTCGTCGGGGACGGGGACGGCGTCCTCGTCATCCCACCCGCGATCGCCGACGAGGTCGTCGACGCGTGCCTGGCCCAGGAGGACGAGGACGCGTGGATCGCGGAGCGCGTCGCCGAGGGCCACGCCGTCGAGGGGCTGTTCCCGATGGACGCCGCCTGGCGGGCCCGCTTCGAGAGCGAGACCCGGTGACGCTCGATCCCCAGACCGTCGTCGCGATCGCCGATGAGCTCGCGGTCGCCGAGCGTGACCGGTCCACCGTGCCCCGGCTGACCGCGCGGCACCCCGGCATGACGGTGGAGGACGCGTACGCGGTGCAGAACGAGTGGCGCCGCCGCGGCATCGCCGCCGGACGGCGCCTGGTGGGTCGCAAGATCGGGTTGACCTCGAAGGTCATGCAGAACGCGACCGGGATCAGCGAGCCGGACTACGGCGCGATCTTCGCCGACGCCGTGTCGAGAACGGTTCCGTCATCGAGCACAGCCGCTTGTCCAACGTGCGGATCGAGGTCGAGCTCGCGTTCGTCCTGGCCGAACCGCTGCAGGGCCCGGACGTCACCGTCTTCGACGTCCTGCGGGCGACGGACTACGTCGTGCCGGCACTGGAGATCCTGACCTCGCGCCTCGAGCTCGCGGGCCGCACCATCGTCGACAACATCAGCGACAACGCGGCGTTCGGTGGCCTCGTCCACGGCGGCAACCCGGTGAAGGTCGGTGACGTCGACCTGCGCTGGGTCTCGGCGCTGCTGTACCGCAACGAGGTCATCGAGGAGTCGGGGGTGGCGGCCGCCGTGCTGAACCACCCGGCGACGGGTGTGGCGTGGCTGGCGAACAAGCTCGCTGTCCACGGCGACCGCCTCGAGGCCGGGGAGATCATCCTGGCCGGGTCGTTCACCCGGCCGATGTGGGTCGAGAAGGGCGACACCGTGCTCGCCGACTTCCGGGAGCTGGGGACGATCACATGCCGGTTCAGCTGACACCGACGCTCCGCGAGGCGCTCGCCGGGACGTCCCGGCCGCTGGCGGGGATCTGGGTCTGCTCGGGCAGCCCGCTCGTCGCCGAGATCGTGGCCGGGTCGGGGATCGACTGGTTGCTGATCGACCAGGAGCACGGGCCGAGCCAGCTGGAGTCCACCCTCAGGCAGCTGCAGGCCGTCGCCGCCTACCCCCGTCACCCCCGTCGTGCGTGTGCCGTCGGACGACGCGGTGACGATCAAGCAGGTGCTCGACCTTGGCGCGCAGAACCTTCTCGTGCCGATGGTGTCCTCGGCGGCGCAGGCCCGCGACGTCGTGCGCGCCGTGCGCTACCCGCCGTGCGCTACCCGCCGCGCGGCGTGCGGGGCGTGGGGTCGGCGCTCGCCCGGTCGGCACGCTGGAACCGCGTCGAGGACTACCTCATGAACACGGACCGGTACGTGTCCTTGTTCGTCCAGATCGAGACGGTGGACGGTGTCGAGGCGGCAGCGGAGATCGCCGCCACCGACGGGGTCGACGGCGTGTTCGTCGGTCCGTCCGACCTCGCCGCGTCCATGGGCCTGATCGGTCAGCAGACCCACTCGGACGTGACGGCCGCGGTGCGCCGCGCCTTCGAGGCGGTGCGTTCCGCCGGAAAACCCGTCGGCGTCAACGCGTTCGACCCGGCCGTCGCGCAGTCCTATCTCGACGCCGGCGCGACGTTCGTGCTCGTCGGCGCCGACGTCGCCCTGCTGGCCCGCAGCACCGAGGCGCTCGCCGCCCGATACGTACCGGCTGCCAACCGGGACGCACGCCCGTCCTACTGAGGGGCCGTGGGCCGATACGACGCTGCGGGCGCGGCTTCGATACGACGCTGCCACGATGGCCACCATGGCCGTCTTCGAGCGCACGACCGTCCTGCCCCACCCGCGAGATGAGGTCTTCGCGTGGTTCGAGCGTCCCGGCGCGCTCGTGCGGCTGAGCCCGCCGTTCGGGGGCAGCGTGCTGGCCGAGCCCAGCGACGGCATCCGTGACGGCTCGGTCGCGCGGCTCGGCATCGGCGCCCCGGGGGTGCTCGGCGCCGGCCTCGGGGCCCTTGCCCGCGCCGTCCCGTGGCCCGACGCCATCCCGGCCCGGCTGCGCCGTCCGGAGCTGGACTGGACCGCCCGGCACGACCGGTACGACCCGCCGCGGATGTTCCGCGACACCATGGTCCGAGGCCCCATGGGCCACTGGGTGCACACGCACCGCTTCGACGACTCCGCCGACGGCGGCACCGCGATGACCGACCACGTCGCCTTCGGCGCGCCCGGGGAGAAGGTGCTGCCCGGCCGGGCTGCCGACATCGCGGCCCGAGCGGTGCGGCCCTCGCTGGAGCGGATCTTCGCCTACCGCGCGGCCCAGGTCCGCGCCGACCTGGACTTCCACGCCGCGCACGCCGCCGCCGGCACCCGCACGGTCGCCGTCGCCGGCGCCTCCGGGCTCATCGGGCGCCAGCTGTGCGCGCTGCTGAGCGGCGGCGGGCACCGGGTGATTCGCCTGGTCCGGCGTCGCGCGGCCGCGCCGGACGAGATCGCCTGGGATCCCACCGGCGGCGTGCTCGACGTCGAGGCGCTGCGAGACGTCGACGCCGTCGTAAGTCTCGGCGGACGGTTCATCGGTGGCCGGTTCACCGCCGAGGCGAAGGCGGAGATCCGCCGCAGCCGCGTCGACACCACCGGAGTGCTGGCCCGGGCGCTCGCCGACCTCGCGGCCGACGGCCGTCCCCGGGCATTCCTGTGCGCCTCGGGTATCGGCTACTACGGTCCGCAGCCGCACGGGGCGCAGACGGACCCGGCACCGCTGACGGAGGACGCACCGTCGGGGCCCGGCTTCCTCGCCGCAGTCTGCCGGGCCTGGGAGGCCGCTACAGACCCGGCCGCCCACGCCGGCGTCCGGGTGGTCAACGTGCGCACCGGCCTGGTGCAGACGCCGGAGGAGGGACCGCTGGCCCGGCTGCTGCCACTGTTCGCCGCCGGGCTGGGCGGGCCGCTCGATCCCGGGCAGTGGCAGAGCTGGATCTCCGTCGACGACATCGCCGCCGTCTACGCCCACGCCGCGCTGGACGACCGGTTGCGCGGCCCCCTCAACGCCGTCGGCCCGGAGCCGGTGCGTGGGCGGGAGTACGCCCGCACGGTGGGCCGGGTGCTGCACCGTCCGGCAGCGCTGCCCGTACCGCGCTTCGGGCCCCGCCTCGTGGTGGGCAAGGAGGGCGCCGCGGAGCTGGCCTATGCCAGCCAGCGGGTGTCCGCGGACAAGCTGGTGGCGGCCGGCTTCCGGTTCCGGCACCGAACCCTCGAGGCCGCGTTGCGCCACGTGCTGCCCTGACGCGCCGCGGCCCCGAGGAGGCCCGTGATCGGCTCAGTCCGCGATGCGCTCCACATCGTCGGCGACCGCCGGGACGGGCGGGGTGGGACCTGCCGCGGGGGTCAGGACCGAGGCGTAGTCGTGCTCGCTGGAGTAACGCAGGAACGACAGGTGCGCCTCGTACCGGTCCAGGACGTCGCTGATGACCTGCTGCTGGGTCAGGCCCATCAGGTCGTAGCCCTCCGTGCCGGTCTGGGTGAAGACCTCCACCTTGTAGTACAGGTCGTCGCCCTTCGACATGGGCCGGCCACCGATGCGGGGCACCGGGGCCTCGACCGCGGCCACCTGGTAGTGGAAGTCGCGGTGCTCGTCCATGTTGACGATCAGCGTGTGCTCCTCGATGCCGTTCTCGGCGTTCGGGCTGGTGGACAGGGTCGACTCGTAGCCGAGCTCACGGAACTCCGCGGCGACGGCGTTGAGCGCCGGGTCCACGGTCCGCTCGATGAACTGGGAGACGGTCCGCTGCGACGGGTAGGAACGCAGCAGCGCCAGGCGCTGCTTCCATGTCTTCTCAGGCACCTGACCACCGTGGGCAGCGGCCGAGCGCCGGCGGATGATCTGGCCCTCGCGTTCCGCCCGCTCCATGCGGAGCACCTTCGAGAACGACGCCATGACGAGGTACGCGATGATCGTCACCGGGAAGGCGAAGATCAGCGTCGCGTACTCCATGGTGGTCACCCCGCCCGCGACCAGCATGGCGATCGTGAGCAGCGCGGTGAGCACGGCCCAGAAGATCCGCAGCCACTTCGCGCCGTCCTGGGCGGGGTCGGGGATCGTGGAGGAGAAGTTGGCCATCACCATCGCGCCGGAGTTGGCGCTGGTGAGATAGAACAGCAGACCGGACAGCGTGGCCAGGCCGATCAGGAACGCCGCGCCGGGGAACATCTCCAGGAGGGCGTACCAGCCCTGCTCCGGCTGGTCGATGGCGAGCTGGGCGAACTCGGTGTCACCGCCCATGACGACCGACAGGGCGGAGTTGCCGAAGATCGAGACGATGACGAAGTCGCACAGCACCGGGGCGGTGATGGCGGCGATGACGAACTCGCGCAGGGTGCGGCCCCTGGAGATGCGGGCGAGGAAGAGTCCGACGAACGGGCCCCACGCCAGCCAGAACGCCCAGAAGAACAGCGTCCAGCCGCCCATCCACTCGGCGCCGCCGGACTCGTAGGCGAAGGTCTCCAGGGTGCGCTCCGGCAGGGTGCCGAGAAACCGGCCGATGTTGGTGACCAGGGCGTTCATCAGGAACGCGGTCTGCCCGGTCACCAGGATGTAGAGCATCATCGCGGCCGCGATCCCGATGTTCAGCTCGGAGACCAGGCGGATGCCCTTGTCGACGCCGGACAGGCAGCCGGCGATCGTCATGACGACCGCGACCAGGACCAGGGCGATCTGCAGGGACAGACCCTCGGGCAGGCCGAACAGCCAGGAGAAGCCGACGTTCAGCAGGACGACGCCGATGCCCATGGAGGTGGCGACACCGAAGACGGTGCCGATGAGGGCGAAGATGTCGATGGCGTCACCGGCGGCGCCACGCACGCGCTTGCCGAGCAGCGGGTAC
This window of the Georgenia yuyongxinii genome carries:
- a CDS encoding siderophore-interacting protein, with the translated sequence MNPISPTLTRERVRHEFAIRPMTVARWRDLTPRMRRVTLSGPMDGFASTGPADHVKVFFPNPATGELHAPRLTPAGMERPEGVELISRDYTPLVNGDGELELDFFLHDDDGPAAGWAANVSEGDQIVVAGPRGSKLAPTGADWFVLGGDETALPALARWLRVLPESARVTVLVEAQDTADEAYLEDLAGPHRQIHWLHRGDAAPGTTTLLEDAVRALPLAEGTGYWWFGGEAAMLKPVRRHLRRELGLDASTVECSGYWKRGTAGHDHHAPIDPEDP
- a CDS encoding MarR family winged helix-turn-helix transcriptional regulator, whose amino-acid sequence is MSTPLDAPHPTDSGAPTRGSDLEALSTILREVAWVIHRSAPERAGVGPIPTTEIALLKQVLDAPGSTVGELSQALGLRQPNTSAAITGLVRRGLVSRAKDPDDRRITRIMPTPAGAEEHGAISDAWRSPLVEALGELDPDQRRRLTDATAALAELYRLLRPGH
- a CDS encoding FAD-dependent monooxygenase, whose protein sequence is MGRDVRRRRKPPAPLRGTPIEGSDLPPLNGLTRPKLHEILTERTQEVGAEIRYKSTFSELQPDADGVTVVYPDGTTERFDYVVGADGVYSQVRSYVLDQTLAPRYIGQSAYRLNMPRLPEIDRIILQKGPKGMAGFVPIGPELAYFFYNTDMPKQERSQVECREQLREHLAPFGGLTGRVRDEFLTEDTEIVLRPEESLISPAPWHRGRIVLMGDAVHAITPHLGQGAAQAIEDGVVLGEVLAKYDDAEQAFAEFTERRYERCKLIVETSLAIGEWEMGRLPDFDNIAATNHVLEVMAQPL
- a CDS encoding FAD-dependent oxidoreductase; its protein translation is MTGRNVLVVGGGIGGLSAAIALRQAGLAVTVLERQHDLHSSIFGVGIIQPINALRALDALGCAQACMDAGYPASEWGAMYDVDGNHLHPCGARRSRDPTCPR
- the hpaD gene encoding 3,4-dihydroxyphenylacetate 2,3-dioxygenase, which translates into the protein MLPITNPESAFMLTRASHVSLGVTDLEKSRDFYRDVIGLVVTEETDDAVYLRGLEEAAHHSLVLERAAAAQAHRIGLRVRADADITAAEKFFVSAGIEHQRVERAHQGPTLQFRDPVGTLMELTSSMDVVERKMQNFDEYRAGFPQRLDHYQVVTYDVQAATDFWTGLGMRISEYTAKDGTDELWGTWMEVKGNTHDLVFTKGRGPRLHHFAYAVPDGTSLLHAADVAGAMGFGDEIDRGPGRHGISNALFLYLRDPDQHRIELFNAHYQFIDLETPPIRWDISNARRAQLWGMPASNRWFFEASEFPGEPVREPLLQAAPPTLEAYLALH
- a CDS encoding aldolase/citrate lyase family protein produces the protein MPVQLTPTLREALAGTSRPLAGIWVCSGSPLVAEIVAGSGIDWLLIDQEHGPSQLESTLRQLQAVAAYPRHPRRACAVGRRGDDQAGARPWRAEPSRADGVLGGAGPRRRARRALPAVRYPPRGVRGVGSALARSARWNRVEDYLMNTDRYVSLFVQIETVDGVEAAAEIAATDGVDGVFVGPSDLAASMGLIGQQTHSDVTAAVRRAFEAVRSAGKPVGVNAFDPAVAQSYLDAGATFVLVGADVALLARSTEALAARYVPAANRDARPSY
- a CDS encoding TIGR01777 family oxidoreductase, translating into MATMAVFERTTVLPHPRDEVFAWFERPGALVRLSPPFGGSVLAEPSDGIRDGSVARLGIGAPGVLGAGLGALARAVPWPDAIPARLRRPELDWTARHDRYDPPRMFRDTMVRGPMGHWVHTHRFDDSADGGTAMTDHVAFGAPGEKVLPGRAADIAARAVRPSLERIFAYRAAQVRADLDFHAAHAAAGTRTVAVAGASGLIGRQLCALLSGGGHRVIRLVRRRAAAPDEIAWDPTGGVLDVEALRDVDAVVSLGGRFIGGRFTAEAKAEIRRSRVDTTGVLARALADLAADGRPRAFLCASGIGYYGPQPHGAQTDPAPLTEDAPSGPGFLAAVCRAWEAATDPAAHAGVRVVNVRTGLVQTPEEGPLARLLPLFAAGLGGPLDPGQWQSWISVDDIAAVYAHAALDDRLRGPLNAVGPEPVRGREYARTVGRVLHRPAALPVPRFGPRLVVGKEGAAELAYASQRVSADKLVAAGFRFRHRTLEAALRHVLP
- the betT gene encoding choline BCCT transporter BetT; the protein is MATSDHDVTPHTEAPATTIDRGRFGAAERRKPRPDDGNRAPISSAELSKGPTELAEDRGARVNWRVFIISAAVIVAFSLWAMFAPTHASSVMKDLVQKIATNLGWFYVVTVVLVILFVLWVAFSKEGRVRLGPDHSRPQYKLFTWVAMLFGAGVGIDMLFYSVTGPIAQYMMPPAGDPQSAQAAQDAVVWTMFHYGISGWAMYALLGMAMGYFAYRWGMPLSIRAALYPLLGKRVRGAAGDAIDIFALIGTVFGVATSMGIGVVLLNVGFSWLFGLPEGLSLQIALVLVAVVMTIAGCLSGVDKGIRLVSELNIGIAAAMMLYILVTGQTAFLMNALVTNIGRFLGTLPERTLETFAYESGGAEWMGGWTLFFWAFWLAWGPFVGLFLARISRGRTLREFVIAAITAPVLCDFVIVSIFGNSALSVVMGGDTEFAQLAIDQPEQGWYALLEMFPGAAFLIGLATLSGLLFYLTSANSGAMVMANFSSTIPDPAQDGAKWLRIFWAVLTALLTIAMLVAGGVTTMEYATLIFAFPVTIIAYLVMASFSKVLRMERAEREGQIIRRRSAAAHGGQVPEKTWKQRLALLRSYPSQRTVSQFIERTVDPALNAVAAEFRELGYESTLSTSPNAENGIEEHTLIVNMDEHRDFHYQVAAVEAPVPRIGGRPMSKGDDLYYKVEVFTQTGTEGYDLMGLTQQQVISDVLDRYEAHLSFLRYSSEHDYASVLTPAAGPTPPVPAVADDVERIAD